One Paracidovorax avenae ATCC 19860 genomic region harbors:
- a CDS encoding Lrp/AsnC family transcriptional regulator has product MNEAFKIDRLDLRILAQLQKNGRMTNVDLADAVGLSPSPCLIRVKRLEQAGYIAGYGAHLRLEKLGDTLTVFTEVTLSDHRREDFARFEAALREVDEVLECHLVSGGYDYLLRFITRGVNHYQEVIEELLQRNIGIAKYFSYIVIKSPFIKTHCPIERLFPHQR; this is encoded by the coding sequence ATGAACGAAGCCTTCAAGATCGACCGACTGGACCTGCGCATCCTGGCGCAGCTGCAGAAAAACGGGCGCATGACCAACGTGGACCTCGCGGATGCGGTGGGCCTCTCGCCCAGCCCCTGCCTGATCCGCGTCAAGCGCCTGGAACAGGCGGGCTACATCGCCGGCTACGGCGCCCACCTGCGCCTGGAAAAGCTCGGCGACACCCTCACGGTGTTCACCGAAGTCACCCTTTCGGACCACCGCCGCGAAGACTTCGCCCGCTTCGAAGCCGCGCTGCGCGAGGTGGACGAGGTGCTGGAATGCCACCTGGTCAGCGGCGGCTACGACTACCTGCTGCGCTTTATCACGCGGGGGGTGAACCACTACCAGGAAGTGATCGAGGAACTGCTGCAGCGCAACATCGGCATTGCGAAGTACTTCAGCTACATCGTCATCAAGTCGCCGTTCATCAAGACGCACTGTCCGATCGAGCGGTTGTTTCCGCATCAGAGGTGA